A window from Paenibacillus polymyxa M1 encodes these proteins:
- a CDS encoding helix-turn-helix domain-containing protein, with protein sequence MEITPTIRAELGKHLKREGLTMTGFALIAGMNPGTVSGIVTGNRIISALQLDLITKGMNLPPDHFFDIYVNECVLDKPTNWKRISPFLYRCIKLNRLDCLKKVVGMLLDNPTYLSQLFDLAEESLKNGYKEAAAYLFENVAESEKHQHSERLAMSQYRLFQLAIGKDRNRNLDAATKFETFVNRLSEVDQLDALKDLSNVFRSLSKWDKVYKYSEQMGRMGKAYYDLVHNSERKEQESHKNLSRPLFVYIAYAELMCANACDAKGNHKLALKHLNNYTDLSWVKEKDPDTLLWIGKFQHWAKINTYVNRLMSGDVSVLPDYVDYMAGEEHIFAELLNVIEAANRYNVDVDYILQRFESKIAAYQESSSSDMYSQQFLPQQYARFWYKLAKYSLNKGRYPYGFKCLIHSLEKAGTINHARLIANCAGLFDRFREYAAPETLAQYHFIYQEVWETNDEKDGFVFDDE encoded by the coding sequence ATGGAAATCACACCTACGATTAGAGCAGAATTAGGAAAACACTTAAAAAGAGAAGGATTGACCATGACCGGTTTTGCGCTTATTGCAGGCATGAATCCTGGAACTGTAAGTGGCATAGTAACCGGCAATCGCATTATTTCGGCTCTCCAATTGGATCTCATTACAAAAGGAATGAACTTACCCCCTGACCATTTTTTTGATATCTACGTTAACGAGTGTGTGTTAGACAAACCTACTAATTGGAAAAGAATAAGTCCTTTCTTGTATAGATGTATAAAACTTAATAGATTGGATTGCTTAAAAAAAGTGGTAGGAATGCTGCTAGACAATCCCACTTATTTGTCTCAACTATTTGATCTAGCCGAAGAGTCGTTGAAAAATGGATATAAAGAAGCTGCTGCTTATCTATTCGAAAATGTTGCAGAGAGTGAAAAGCATCAGCACTCAGAACGACTTGCTATGTCACAATATCGCTTATTCCAACTTGCTATAGGAAAAGATCGAAATCGGAACCTTGACGCTGCTACTAAATTTGAAACATTTGTGAATCGGCTAAGCGAAGTTGATCAACTTGATGCCTTAAAAGATTTATCGAATGTATTCAGATCATTGAGTAAATGGGACAAGGTTTATAAGTATTCTGAACAGATGGGACGAATGGGTAAAGCCTACTATGATTTAGTTCATAATTCTGAACGTAAAGAACAGGAATCACATAAAAATTTAAGTAGACCTTTATTCGTATACATAGCGTACGCTGAATTAATGTGTGCTAATGCATGTGATGCAAAAGGAAATCACAAACTGGCATTAAAGCATCTAAATAACTATACCGATTTAAGTTGGGTAAAAGAGAAGGACCCTGATACACTGCTTTGGATTGGTAAATTTCAACACTGGGCGAAAATCAATACATACGTAAACAGATTAATGTCTGGAGATGTGAGTGTTCTACCGGATTACGTAGATTATATGGCTGGAGAAGAACACATTTTTGCAGAGCTTCTTAACGTGATTGAAGCAGCCAACCGATACAATGTGGATGTGGACTATATACTCCAGCGTTTTGAATCTAAAATAGCAGCGTATCAAGAATCATCTTCTTCAGACATGTACTCACAACAATTTTTGCCTCAACAGTACGCACGATTTTGGTACAAGTTGGCTAAATACAGTCTGAATAAAGGCAGATATCCGTATGGGTTTAAATGTTTAATACATTCATTAGAAAAAGCTGGTACAATTAATCATGCACGACTTATTGCTAATTGTGCAGGCCTGTTTGACCGTTTCAGAGAGTATGCAGCTCCTGAAACACTGGCCCAATACCATTTTATTTATCAGGAGGTGTGGGAGACAAATGATGAAAAAGATGGCTTTGTTTTTGATGACGAGTAG
- a CDS encoding aspartyl-phosphate phosphatase Spo0E family protein → MDSAIVLDQELEDARKRLYELTELYGLSHACVLEQSMFLDELINEHNRISQLKKKLVTLSCAEKTLNYHEIQ, encoded by the coding sequence ATGGATTCTGCTATAGTATTGGATCAAGAGCTAGAAGATGCTCGAAAACGATTATATGAGCTAACTGAACTGTATGGTCTTAGTCATGCTTGTGTACTTGAACAGTCTATGTTTTTGGATGAACTGATAAATGAACACAATCGTATCTCACAACTAAAGAAGAAATTAGTAACTCTTTCGTGTGCAGAAAAAACTTTAAATTATCACGAAATACAATAA